A portion of the Edaphobacter lichenicola genome contains these proteins:
- a CDS encoding vitamin B12-dependent ribonucleotide reductase, translated as MATIPNQTQNQSQTATGAAHQTTSRAPGLTFDRHFTKPGISPYDEIVWELRDAIIQDFKGKIIFEQKNVEVPADWSMTATNIVASKYLHGLNGTDERESGVRALITRVAESIRDWGMAGGYFASQQDADTFYAELAHLLLNQKVAFNSPVWFNVGCDRLDPNSDAQNWHWNATTGKVEFSVTGYTKPQCSACFINSVQDSLDSILTLAKTEGMLFKWGSGAGSNLSNIRGSMETLSGGGTASGPLSFMRGFDAFAGVIKSGGKTRRAAKMVILNVDHPDINDFIQCKVSEEKKAWHLVQAGYDGSGPDSEAYSSIFFQNANNSVRVNDEFMRAVESDGTFVTRTVKERTPVKEYKARDLMHNLAEATWQCGDPGMQFDTTINRWHTSKNTGRINASNPCSEYMFLDDSACNLASFNLLKFLTPGGQFDIPAYRHAIAIVTTAMEIVVDSAGYPTEMISKNSHDYRPLGLGYANLGALLMAFGLPYDSDAGRDFAATLTSILCGDAYWQSSRIAETCPPLGAATPLTQSAHIEGGACPGFYVNREPFLDVVRMHRAEVNNIGKSKQSTEPFFVPQLDQLIEASRHAWDGALAHGEKHGYRNSQVTVLAPTGTIGFMMDCDTTGIEPDLALVKYKKLVGGGMIKIVNNTVPSALIKLGYSESEVNAIVSYIDATGTIEGAPAIKAEHLAVFDCSFKPSKGTRSISYMGHIKMMGATQPFLSGAISKTVNLPQDCSVDDIAEAYMESWRQGLKAVAIYRDNSKGTQPLNVTAQTDADKKGTRGTEAIAAKPADTRPSETEIAARQQLVEAMETATAAHARIHALETQLKAIAEAALQNSDSVDAQSPPRAVRHRLPAERASVTHKFGLAGHEGYITVGLYPNGQPGEIFIRMAKEGSTVSGLMDSFATAVSLALQHGVPLRVLCEKFAHTRFEPSGWTGNEQIGYAKSIMDYIFRWIQIRFLSGHQFDLFAGLSPQNQGTAQVQTSIPVEGTVNAPGNRVDLNLNASASNAEPSAQSSLLSSRSGAEGSAFSTYDSHEHTHPTTPPQQGIAPDLAARSGLESPDPMSLEDRGIYHASDAMKSMYEMGDSPSCATCGAIMTRSGSCYRCMSCGSTSGCS; from the coding sequence ATGGCGACCATCCCCAATCAGACCCAGAATCAGAGCCAAACCGCCACCGGCGCAGCCCACCAGACGACCTCGCGCGCCCCGGGGCTGACCTTTGATCGCCACTTCACCAAGCCCGGCATCTCCCCCTACGACGAGATCGTCTGGGAGCTCCGCGACGCCATCATCCAGGACTTCAAAGGCAAGATCATCTTCGAGCAGAAGAACGTCGAGGTCCCCGCTGACTGGTCCATGACCGCGACCAACATCGTCGCCAGCAAGTACCTCCACGGCCTCAACGGCACCGACGAGCGTGAGTCTGGCGTCCGCGCTCTCATTACCCGCGTCGCTGAGTCCATCCGCGACTGGGGTATGGCGGGCGGCTACTTCGCCAGCCAGCAGGACGCGGACACCTTCTACGCCGAGCTCGCCCACCTCCTCCTCAACCAGAAGGTCGCCTTCAACTCGCCCGTGTGGTTCAACGTGGGTTGCGACCGCCTGGACCCCAACTCCGATGCTCAGAACTGGCATTGGAACGCCACCACCGGCAAGGTTGAGTTTTCCGTTACCGGCTACACCAAGCCTCAGTGCTCCGCTTGCTTCATCAACTCCGTGCAGGACTCGCTCGACTCCATCCTCACCCTCGCCAAGACCGAGGGCATGCTCTTCAAGTGGGGATCGGGCGCAGGCTCGAACCTCTCGAACATCCGCGGCTCCATGGAGACGCTCTCAGGCGGCGGTACTGCATCTGGCCCGCTCAGCTTCATGCGCGGCTTCGACGCCTTCGCCGGCGTAATCAAGTCAGGCGGCAAAACCCGTCGTGCCGCCAAGATGGTCATTCTCAACGTCGACCATCCTGACATCAATGACTTCATTCAGTGCAAGGTCTCTGAAGAGAAGAAGGCGTGGCACCTGGTTCAGGCTGGCTACGACGGCAGCGGTCCTGACTCTGAGGCCTATAGCTCCATCTTCTTCCAGAACGCCAACAACTCAGTCCGCGTTAACGACGAGTTTATGCGCGCAGTTGAGTCCGACGGTACGTTCGTCACCCGCACCGTCAAGGAGCGCACTCCGGTTAAGGAGTACAAGGCCCGCGACCTGATGCACAACCTCGCCGAAGCAACCTGGCAGTGCGGCGACCCCGGCATGCAGTTCGATACCACCATCAATCGCTGGCACACCAGCAAGAACACCGGCCGTATCAATGCGTCCAATCCCTGCTCGGAGTACATGTTCCTCGATGACTCCGCCTGCAACCTTGCTTCGTTCAATCTTCTGAAATTCCTCACGCCTGGCGGCCAGTTCGACATCCCCGCCTATCGTCATGCCATCGCGATCGTCACCACCGCTATGGAGATTGTGGTTGACTCCGCCGGCTACCCCACGGAGATGATCTCGAAGAACTCGCACGACTACCGCCCGCTCGGCCTCGGTTACGCAAATCTCGGCGCGCTGCTGATGGCCTTCGGTCTCCCCTATGACTCCGACGCTGGCCGCGACTTCGCCGCCACCCTCACTTCCATCCTTTGCGGCGATGCCTACTGGCAGTCTTCCCGCATCGCCGAGACCTGCCCGCCCCTCGGTGCCGCCACGCCACTCACGCAGAGCGCGCACATTGAAGGCGGAGCCTGCCCCGGCTTCTACGTCAACCGCGAGCCCTTCCTCGACGTCGTTCGCATGCACCGCGCCGAGGTCAACAACATCGGCAAGTCCAAACAGTCCACCGAGCCCTTCTTCGTCCCTCAGCTCGACCAGCTCATCGAAGCCTCCCGCCACGCCTGGGACGGAGCACTCGCCCACGGCGAAAAGCACGGCTACCGCAACTCGCAGGTCACCGTCCTCGCCCCCACCGGCACCATCGGCTTCATGATGGACTGCGACACCACCGGCATCGAGCCTGACCTCGCCCTCGTGAAATACAAGAAGCTCGTCGGCGGCGGCATGATCAAGATCGTCAACAACACCGTCCCCTCGGCCCTCATCAAGCTCGGCTACTCCGAGTCCGAGGTCAACGCCATCGTCAGCTACATCGACGCCACCGGCACCATCGAAGGCGCGCCCGCCATCAAGGCGGAACACCTGGCAGTGTTTGACTGCAGCTTCAAGCCCTCCAAGGGAACCCGCAGCATCTCCTACATGGGCCACATCAAGATGATGGGCGCCACCCAGCCCTTCCTCTCCGGAGCCATCTCCAAGACCGTCAACCTCCCCCAGGACTGCTCCGTCGACGACATCGCCGAAGCCTACATGGAGAGCTGGCGTCAGGGCCTCAAGGCCGTAGCCATCTACCGCGACAACTCCAAGGGCACCCAGCCCCTCAACGTCACCGCCCAGACCGACGCCGACAAGAAGGGCACTCGCGGCACCGAAGCCATCGCCGCCAAGCCCGCCGACACCAGGCCCAGCGAGACCGAGATCGCCGCACGTCAGCAGCTCGTCGAGGCCATGGAGACCGCCACCGCCGCGCACGCCCGCATCCACGCCCTCGAAACTCAGCTCAAGGCCATCGCCGAAGCCGCCCTGCAGAACTCTGACTCCGTCGACGCCCAGTCTCCACCCCGCGCCGTCCGTCACCGTCTCCCTGCCGAGCGCGCCTCGGTCACCCACAAGTTCGGCCTCGCCGGACACGAAGGCTACATCACCGTCGGCCTCTACCCCAACGGCCAGCCCGGCGAGATCTTCATCCGCATGGCCAAGGAAGGCTCCACCGTCTCCGGACTCATGGACTCCTTCGCCACCGCCGTCTCCCTCGCCCTCCAGCACGGCGTTCCCCTCCGCGTCCTCTGCGAGAAGTTCGCCCACACCCGCTTCGAGCCCTCCGGCTGGACCGGCAACGAGCAGATCGGCTACGCCAAGTCGATCATGGACTACATCTTCCGCTGGATCCAGATCCGCTTCCTCTCTGGCCACCAGTTCGACCTCTTCGCCGGCCTCAGCCCCCAGAACCAGGGAACAGCCCAGGTCCAGACCAGCATCCCCGTCGAAGGCACCGTCAACGCACCCGGCAACCGCGTCGACCTCAACCTCAACGCCTCCGCCTCGAACGCTGAACCATCCGCGCAGTCTTCTTTGTTGTCATCCCGTAGCGGAGCGGAGGGATCTGCTTTTAGCACCTACGACAGCCACGAGCACACCCACCCCACCACCCCACCCCAACAGGGAATCGCCCCCGACCTCGCAGCTCGCAGCGGACTCGAATCCCCCGACCCCATGTCCCTCGAAGACCGCGGCATCTACCACGCCTCCGACGCCATGAAGTCCATGTACGAGATGGGCGACTCCCCAAGCTGCGCCACCTGCGGAGCCATCATGACCCGCAGCGGCTCCTGCTACCGTTGCATGTCCTGCGGCAGCACATCCGGCTGCAGCTAG
- a CDS encoding DUF3857 domain-containing protein, translating into MNVRLLHWAFFVWFSACAFGQNPPSTTSPASAKPAASTGSAPSTDYSGEPSVVEHLDSVYTMAADGTGVKVTTASARVQSEAALKQDGVLNLPFTSNTQTPVIVYVRVRHADGTVVATPVDQAIEMPSPVTQAAPFYSDLKMLQLPVRSLRVGDTLEWQAKIILKKAEAAGQFWGQESFSVDGVVLSQTLELRVPKDIYVNVWSPANKPTETVDGGERVYRWVSSQKKPTVGKEADAEKERKKKEVWTAEQELDASDGKLPDVAWTTFKNWEAVGAWYRGLEGNRMAPDPEIKAKVAELVAGKTTEEEKVRAVYAYVSSQIRYIGVAFGIGRYQPHQASDVLQNQYGDCKDKHTLLAAMLTALGLHPDAVLIGAGLRFNEAVPSPASFNHLITTVPGNGQQIWLDATAEVAPYRALVYVIRDKKALVIPETGVAKIERTPATLPFPSTQKMDAVGTLDKDGTSTSKLVLKLRGDEEIAVRAALRPLSPAQYAQFVQQLSQGMGYQGTTSEGEVSRLEDTVDPLTISYDYKREKNGDWDNLKIVPQLAPVFLPQVNDKEPPVQSILLGIPRVETSTSAMKLPDGWGVELPEAIHKSSAYATYDQTYRFEKGTVYAERRIEVLKQKVPVSDWKSYKKWADDADLAHEQWIQLIRHDGKSTEKESAPASATDSGDAQTLVASAYTDLQHRNLDEAKTLLDKAKAINAEQEWLWTTYGFLSLQRGEMTSATEDFQKELSLHPERYETYAALANVQVTQGKRTEAEDTLRRWEIADTTNPNPAIQLANMQMQDGDASGALKTVEGEVTRLPDEKKKADLLQITLGEAQLKANMTEKGRATLLAVMQTTDDPLMLNDSAYDLADAGVELPLAESKTRTALEKFDAESRTWTLDQNPQLVYAKIKSIEATWDTMGWILYREGKLKDAEGYLNAAWRTDPSTTGAEHLGALYVAAGRKDEALAVYELGVATVSPYDRMGVKRAPTAEQKKLQGLADALRKGGAKSSIHDAQGKLLELRTYTLGPAKGLNGEAEYHLLLSDGMVARAEKAGTKELEGGEERLKAAKVADLWPPDSHANLVRSGIINCYSGVCKLILVP; encoded by the coding sequence ATGAACGTTAGATTGCTTCACTGGGCCTTTTTTGTATGGTTCTCCGCTTGTGCCTTCGGACAGAATCCACCCTCAACAACCTCGCCTGCCTCCGCCAAGCCGGCGGCTTCAACCGGATCCGCGCCATCCACCGACTACTCTGGTGAGCCAAGCGTCGTCGAACACCTGGACTCCGTTTACACGATGGCAGCCGACGGCACCGGAGTGAAGGTCACGACTGCCAGTGCCCGGGTTCAGTCCGAGGCAGCTCTGAAGCAGGACGGTGTTCTAAACCTGCCATTTACGTCGAATACGCAGACCCCGGTGATTGTCTACGTTCGCGTACGGCACGCGGACGGAACCGTGGTCGCTACGCCGGTAGATCAGGCGATCGAAATGCCAAGCCCCGTGACCCAGGCGGCTCCGTTTTACAGTGATCTGAAGATGCTGCAGCTCCCGGTTCGCAGTCTTCGAGTCGGCGACACCCTTGAATGGCAGGCGAAGATCATCTTGAAAAAGGCTGAGGCTGCCGGCCAGTTCTGGGGTCAGGAGAGCTTCTCCGTTGACGGCGTGGTCCTCTCGCAGACGCTCGAACTACGAGTCCCGAAGGACATCTACGTCAACGTGTGGAGCCCTGCCAACAAACCAACCGAAACAGTCGATGGCGGAGAACGAGTTTATCGCTGGGTTTCCTCCCAGAAGAAGCCGACGGTTGGCAAGGAAGCGGATGCGGAGAAGGAGCGGAAGAAGAAAGAGGTGTGGACCGCAGAGCAGGAGCTGGACGCATCGGACGGAAAGCTCCCCGATGTGGCCTGGACAACCTTCAAAAACTGGGAGGCGGTAGGTGCCTGGTACCGAGGACTTGAGGGCAACCGGATGGCGCCCGATCCGGAGATTAAAGCGAAGGTGGCGGAGTTGGTAGCCGGAAAGACGACCGAGGAGGAAAAGGTCCGCGCCGTGTACGCCTATGTCTCCTCCCAGATTCGTTACATCGGCGTTGCCTTTGGCATAGGACGATACCAGCCACATCAGGCCTCTGACGTCCTGCAGAACCAGTACGGAGACTGCAAGGACAAACACACCTTGCTGGCGGCGATGCTGACCGCGCTTGGACTACATCCGGACGCCGTGCTGATCGGCGCTGGACTGCGATTCAATGAGGCGGTTCCTTCGCCGGCGTCGTTCAACCACCTGATAACGACCGTGCCAGGCAACGGCCAGCAGATCTGGTTGGATGCAACAGCCGAAGTGGCACCCTACCGAGCGCTTGTCTACGTCATTCGAGACAAGAAAGCGCTCGTCATCCCGGAGACGGGTGTTGCGAAGATTGAGCGGACGCCCGCGACGCTTCCCTTCCCCTCGACACAGAAGATGGATGCAGTAGGAACGCTCGATAAAGACGGCACCTCAACGTCAAAGCTTGTGCTGAAGCTCCGTGGAGATGAGGAGATTGCGGTACGTGCCGCGTTGCGGCCGCTGTCGCCTGCTCAGTATGCGCAGTTTGTGCAGCAGCTTTCTCAAGGTATGGGATATCAGGGAACCACCAGCGAAGGCGAAGTGAGCCGGCTGGAAGATACAGTCGATCCATTGACGATCAGCTACGACTACAAGCGGGAGAAGAATGGCGACTGGGACAACCTGAAGATCGTCCCACAGCTTGCGCCAGTCTTCTTGCCGCAAGTCAATGACAAGGAACCTCCGGTTCAGTCGATCTTGCTTGGCATTCCGCGCGTCGAGACATCCACATCAGCGATGAAGCTGCCGGACGGATGGGGCGTCGAGCTGCCCGAGGCGATTCACAAGAGCTCAGCCTATGCAACGTACGACCAGACGTACCGCTTCGAGAAAGGAACGGTCTACGCCGAACGCCGCATCGAGGTACTAAAGCAGAAGGTGCCAGTATCGGACTGGAAGAGTTACAAAAAGTGGGCGGACGATGCGGATCTGGCTCACGAGCAGTGGATTCAGTTGATACGGCACGACGGCAAATCAACAGAAAAAGAAAGTGCACCTGCGTCAGCAACAGATTCGGGGGATGCCCAGACACTGGTCGCCTCTGCTTATACAGACTTGCAGCACCGCAATCTCGACGAAGCAAAGACGTTGCTGGATAAAGCTAAGGCCATTAATGCAGAACAGGAGTGGCTTTGGACCACGTACGGATTTCTCAGCCTTCAACGTGGTGAGATGACGTCGGCCACAGAGGACTTTCAAAAGGAGCTGTCGCTTCACCCCGAACGTTACGAAACCTACGCTGCTCTTGCGAATGTGCAGGTGACGCAAGGCAAACGTACCGAGGCCGAAGATACCCTCCGCCGGTGGGAGATTGCCGATACGACGAACCCGAACCCCGCCATACAGTTGGCGAACATGCAGATGCAGGACGGCGACGCATCTGGCGCGCTCAAGACGGTCGAGGGCGAAGTAACGCGCCTGCCGGATGAAAAGAAGAAGGCGGACCTGCTCCAGATAACGCTGGGGGAGGCGCAGCTGAAAGCCAACATGACTGAGAAGGGTCGGGCGACTCTGCTCGCCGTCATGCAGACGACGGACGACCCGCTCATGCTGAACGACAGCGCATACGATCTGGCTGACGCAGGAGTAGAGCTTCCACTGGCAGAGTCAAAGACCCGGACTGCGCTGGAAAAATTCGACGCCGAGAGCAGGACCTGGACGCTCGATCAGAATCCGCAGCTGGTGTACGCGAAGATCAAATCGATTGAGGCGACATGGGACACCATGGGATGGATCCTGTATCGCGAGGGAAAACTGAAAGATGCAGAGGGGTACCTCAACGCAGCATGGAGAACCGATCCATCAACTACGGGCGCCGAACATCTCGGGGCGCTGTACGTTGCTGCAGGAAGAAAAGATGAGGCGCTGGCGGTCTACGAGCTGGGAGTCGCGACGGTCTCACCATATGACAGGATGGGCGTAAAGAGGGCTCCGACCGCCGAGCAAAAGAAACTGCAGGGACTCGCCGATGCCCTGCGAAAGGGCGGGGCTAAATCCTCGATCCACGATGCGCAAGGTAAGCTCCTCGAGTTGCGCACCTACACTCTTGGACCGGCCAAGGGTCTGAATGGCGAGGCCGAGTACCATCTCCTCTTAAGTGACGGGATGGTTGCTCGTGCCGAAAAGGCTGGCACAAAGGAGTTGGAGGGCGGCGAAGAGAGGTTGAAAGCGGCGAAGGTTGCTGACCTGTGGCCGCCTGACTCTCACGCAAATCTGGTGAGGTCCGGGATAATAAACTGCTACTCTGGCGTCTGCAAATTGATCCTTGTTCCTTAG
- a CDS encoding glycosyltransferase family 39 protein produces the protein MEGVVLEESSATAGTVSRSGVWWVVGIAFAVALIHVFTNNRYGFHRDEFQFLSDARHLDWGFVAYPPVTPFLERVGLQLFGVSMVGLRMFSVIAQAVAIVVTGWMARELGGGRLAQMTAALVVATSGLPVFEGTEFQYSSFDYLWWVLIAYFVIRLLKTENPRWWVPIGVFVGIGLMTKYTILFFIAGILSGLVLTPARRYLGSIWFWIGIAVALIIFAPNLVWQMRHGFISEHFLQHIHARDVRLGRANGFVKDQFIICANLAAAPLWIAGLVCFLRDRRYRMLAWMYLVPLALFAFGKGRGYYLAAAYPMLMAMGAVAGERWVGSMKRQSRLAVEGLFFTGLAAWALLVFAILVPLASNGRLKQFALENNGDLREEIGWDELVRTVAGIRDSLPPEQRENVGVLVGNYGEQGAVEILGPAYHLPTPISMTNSAWLRGYPAVPPSTLIVVGFSREAADKAFTSCRLAGHNGNSEGVKNEESHSHPDIFVCGPPRLPWPEFWKQYQNYG, from the coding sequence ATGGAAGGTGTGGTCTTGGAGGAAAGCTCCGCGACTGCCGGAACAGTCTCGCGGAGTGGCGTGTGGTGGGTCGTGGGAATTGCGTTCGCCGTGGCATTGATTCACGTCTTCACAAACAATCGGTATGGCTTCCACCGCGATGAGTTCCAGTTTCTCAGCGATGCTCGCCATCTCGACTGGGGATTCGTGGCCTACCCTCCGGTGACGCCTTTTCTGGAGCGAGTAGGGCTGCAGCTCTTTGGTGTTTCGATGGTGGGGTTGAGGATGTTTTCGGTCATCGCGCAGGCCGTGGCGATTGTGGTCACAGGATGGATGGCGCGCGAGCTGGGCGGAGGACGGCTGGCCCAGATGACAGCGGCACTCGTCGTGGCAACCTCAGGGCTCCCCGTCTTCGAGGGGACAGAGTTTCAATACTCGTCGTTCGACTATCTGTGGTGGGTGTTGATCGCCTACTTCGTGATTCGACTGCTGAAGACCGAGAATCCAAGATGGTGGGTCCCGATTGGCGTGTTTGTTGGCATCGGGTTGATGACGAAGTACACCATCCTGTTCTTCATTGCGGGGATCTTGAGCGGGCTGGTGCTGACACCCGCGAGGCGATATCTGGGGAGCATTTGGTTCTGGATCGGCATAGCGGTAGCGCTGATAATCTTTGCCCCGAACCTCGTGTGGCAGATGCGGCATGGATTCATCTCAGAGCACTTTCTGCAACACATCCACGCACGCGACGTCCGGCTCGGACGAGCAAATGGATTCGTAAAGGATCAGTTCATCATCTGCGCGAACCTAGCCGCCGCACCATTGTGGATCGCCGGGCTGGTGTGTTTTCTGAGGGACCGGAGATATCGCATGCTGGCGTGGATGTACCTGGTGCCGCTGGCGCTGTTTGCGTTCGGCAAAGGACGAGGGTACTACCTCGCGGCGGCGTATCCCATGCTGATGGCGATGGGCGCTGTGGCGGGCGAACGTTGGGTGGGATCGATGAAGAGACAGTCGCGGCTTGCCGTGGAGGGTCTTTTCTTCACCGGGTTAGCGGCGTGGGCACTACTGGTCTTTGCCATCCTCGTTCCACTGGCGTCGAATGGACGGCTGAAGCAGTTTGCGCTCGAGAACAACGGCGATCTGCGGGAGGAGATCGGGTGGGACGAGTTGGTGCGCACGGTCGCGGGAATTCGCGACTCTCTGCCACCAGAGCAGCGCGAGAATGTCGGCGTGCTGGTCGGAAACTATGGCGAGCAGGGCGCGGTGGAGATCCTTGGACCGGCATACCATCTGCCAACGCCCATCAGCATGACGAACTCGGCCTGGCTACGTGGGTATCCCGCAGTGCCTCCTTCCACGTTGATCGTGGTTGGGTTTTCCCGCGAGGCTGCGGACAAAGCCTTTACGTCATGCAGGCTGGCGGGGCATAACGGCAACTCCGAGGGTGTGAAGAACGAAGAGAGCCATTCGCATCCGGATATCTTCGTCTGCGGGCCTCCTCGCCTCCCATGGCCGGAGTTCTGGAAGCAGTATCAGAATTATGGGTGA
- a CDS encoding HNH endonuclease signature motif containing protein has translation MLVPRTLPGGRAVREDLPVGPNNLPLCRWCDLEIIAKRRRTFCSDYCVHQWRLRTDPGYLRDQVLARDRGVCAVCAIDTLAAYNALKRARGAARAAGLRLYGMKSITTRRSLWDADHIRPVAEGGGQCDLDNLRTLCLLCHREATAQLRKRLRLMRAS, from the coding sequence ATGCTCGTGCCTCGTACCCTCCCCGGCGGTCGCGCCGTACGCGAGGATCTGCCAGTCGGCCCCAACAATCTGCCGCTCTGCCGGTGGTGCGATCTTGAGATCATCGCCAAGCGGCGCCGCACCTTCTGCAGTGACTACTGCGTTCATCAGTGGCGTCTGCGCACCGATCCCGGCTACCTCCGCGATCAGGTCCTTGCGCGTGATCGTGGCGTCTGTGCCGTCTGCGCGATCGATACGCTTGCCGCCTATAACGCACTTAAGCGAGCCCGTGGCGCTGCTCGTGCCGCAGGCTTGCGGCTTTATGGCATGAAGTCCATCACCACGCGGCGCAGCCTATGGGATGCCGACCATATTCGGCCAGTGGCTGAGGGCGGTGGTCAGTGCGACCTCGACAACCTCCGCACCCTCTGTCTTTTGTGCCACCGCGAAGCCACCGCGCAACTCCGCAAGCGACTTCGCCTGATGAGAGCCTCTTGA
- a CDS encoding Dabb family protein, with amino-acid sequence MVIHTFFFRWKPGVTDAQKQRAQAEILALQSQIPGILETKVGVNFSPRSLGYEFAGVMKFTDRAALDAYSTHPVHLQLLSWLVPLIDPIEVDFEA; translated from the coding sequence ATGGTCATCCACACCTTCTTCTTCCGATGGAAACCAGGTGTCACGGACGCGCAGAAGCAACGCGCTCAAGCTGAGATCCTCGCCTTGCAATCCCAGATCCCCGGTATTCTTGAGACGAAGGTGGGGGTGAATTTTTCCCCGCGGTCCCTGGGATACGAGTTCGCCGGCGTCATGAAGTTTACCGATCGTGCAGCGTTAGACGCCTACTCGACTCATCCCGTTCATCTGCAGCTTCTCTCCTGGCTCGTTCCACTGATTGATCCGATCGAGGTTGACTTCGAGGCCTGA
- a CDS encoding thioredoxin family protein, with protein MSKTQSTMVALGSTAPAFELMDVVSGKARGRDDVFATSWDDGQSDAENQTPGGGTSPKGRHGLLVMFICVHCPYVKHVEEELARIGRDYDGRIAIAAISSNDVEAYPQDGPEEMKKQAERLGFSFPYLYDETQEVARAYDAACTPDFFLFDAQMTLVYRGQLDDSRPRRGDAGNDIPVTGKDLRAAMDAVIAGKRPDPNQRTSIGCNIKWKE; from the coding sequence ATGTCGAAGACACAATCGACGATGGTCGCACTGGGAAGCACAGCGCCGGCCTTTGAGCTGATGGACGTCGTCAGTGGTAAAGCCAGGGGGCGAGATGACGTCTTTGCCACGAGCTGGGATGACGGACAGTCGGATGCAGAGAATCAGACGCCCGGAGGAGGAACATCCCCGAAGGGCCGCCACGGGCTGCTCGTGATGTTTATCTGCGTGCACTGCCCTTATGTGAAGCATGTCGAGGAAGAACTGGCAAGGATCGGGCGAGACTACGACGGCAGAATTGCGATTGCGGCAATCTCGTCGAATGACGTGGAGGCGTATCCGCAGGACGGCCCGGAGGAGATGAAGAAGCAGGCAGAGCGGCTTGGGTTCAGCTTCCCGTACCTCTATGATGAGACGCAAGAGGTGGCGCGCGCCTACGATGCCGCCTGCACGCCGGATTTCTTCCTCTTCGACGCACAGATGACCCTGGTCTATCGCGGTCAGCTGGATGACAGCCGGCCTCGACGAGGAGACGCCGGAAATGATATTCCAGTAACCGGGAAAGATCTGCGCGCCGCGATGGACGCAGTGATCGCAGGCAAACGGCCGGATCCAAATCAGCGAACGAGCATCGGGTGCAATATCAAGTGGAAGGAATAG
- a CDS encoding carbonic anhydrase: MDAALEELKAGVRRFRTDIYPDNKDAYVKAASVPQKPHALIVTCADSRIDPELITQSQPGDIFVTRNVGNLVPAYGEMLGGVSAVIEYAVSALKVQHVAICGHSDCGAMKALLNPASLEKLPTVKSWLTNAQAALSVANSLAHKDDSASDSLRQLTEENVLLQLQHLRTHPSVAGAMAKGELTISGWVYDIGTGEVRISEDGGRVFVPVAIEGHKK; this comes from the coding sequence ATGGACGCTGCATTAGAAGAACTGAAGGCAGGAGTTCGGCGGTTCCGGACGGATATCTATCCGGACAACAAAGATGCCTACGTCAAGGCTGCCAGTGTGCCGCAGAAGCCGCATGCGTTGATTGTGACCTGTGCGGACTCGCGGATCGATCCTGAGTTGATTACACAGTCGCAACCCGGCGATATCTTTGTCACGCGAAACGTCGGCAACCTCGTGCCTGCCTATGGCGAGATGCTTGGCGGCGTCAGCGCGGTCATCGAATATGCCGTCTCCGCTCTGAAGGTTCAGCACGTGGCGATCTGCGGGCATTCGGACTGCGGCGCGATGAAGGCCTTGCTGAATCCTGCAAGCCTGGAGAAGTTACCAACCGTGAAAAGCTGGCTGACGAACGCACAGGCAGCGTTGAGCGTTGCGAACTCACTGGCTCACAAAGACGACAGCGCCAGTGATTCGCTGCGGCAGTTAACAGAAGAGAACGTGCTCCTGCAACTGCAGCATCTGCGCACGCATCCTTCGGTCGCCGGAGCGATGGCAAAAGGCGAACTGACCATCTCAGGATGGGTCTACGACATCGGAACAGGCGAAGTCAGAATCTCCGAGGATGGTGGACGAGTGTTCGTGCCAGTAGCCATTGAGGGCCACAAGAAGTGA